From a region of the Hugenholtzia roseola DSM 9546 genome:
- a CDS encoding Rpn family recombination-promoting nuclease/putative transposase, whose product MAKYINPYTDFGFKKLFGEEANKDLLIDFLNQLLPSHHQIADLNFRNSESLSESSEERKAIFDIHCRSSSGERFIVEMQKAKIKYFKDRSLFYITFPIRDQAQKGEWDFKLEPIYFVAILDFEYDEAEERRKFRRDVALKDQDGDLFFDRLHFKFLQMPLFNKKANELVSKFDKWCYFLKNLESFDKIPAILNEPIFQKAFDTAALASLSAEQRDMYEQSLIHYRDLKNVIDTAVEEAVEGNKAEIAKTMLREDEPLEKVVKYTGLSLNQVQQLRRELDKSG is encoded by the coding sequence ATGGCAAAATACATCAATCCCTACACCGATTTTGGCTTTAAAAAGCTCTTTGGCGAGGAGGCAAATAAAGACTTATTGATTGATTTTCTGAATCAACTGTTGCCTTCTCACCACCAAATCGCCGACCTTAATTTTCGCAACTCTGAATCCTTATCTGAATCTTCGGAGGAGCGCAAGGCTATTTTTGACATTCACTGCCGCTCTTCTTCTGGGGAAAGATTTATCGTGGAGATGCAAAAAGCAAAAATTAAGTATTTTAAAGATAGAAGTTTATTTTATATTACCTTTCCGATTCGCGACCAAGCACAAAAAGGGGAATGGGACTTTAAATTAGAGCCGATTTATTTTGTTGCGATACTGGATTTTGAGTATGACGAGGCAGAAGAGCGTCGGAAATTTCGTCGTGATGTAGCCTTGAAAGACCAAGACGGTGATTTGTTTTTTGATAGACTTCACTTTAAATTTTTGCAGATGCCTTTATTTAATAAAAAGGCGAATGAGTTGGTAAGTAAGTTTGATAAGTGGTGTTATTTTTTGAAAAATTTAGAAAGTTTTGATAAAATTCCTGCCATTCTCAACGAGCCTATTTTTCAGAAAGCCTTTGACACGGCAGCTTTAGCGAGTCTAAGTGCTGAACAGCGCGATATGTACGAGCAGAGCCTGATTCATTATCGCGATTTGAAAAATGTCATCGATACGGCAGTGGAGGAGGCAGTGGAGGGAAATAAGGCTGAAATAGCCAAGACTATGTTGAGGGAAGATGAGCCGCTTGAAAAGGTGGTCAAATACACAGGTTTATCTCTCAATCAGGTGCAGCAACTTCGTCGAGAGTTGGATAAAAGTGGTTAA
- the aat gene encoding leucyl/phenylalanyl-tRNA--protein transferase → MAYRLNQQELTFPAPHYADVNGLLAVGGDLSEARLRLAYAQGIFPWYSRFEPILWWSPDPRFVILPADFKFAKSLRAQIRKAPYQISVNRAFEAVIRNCKTRHRPGQLGTWITSEMEAAYLNLHQKGFAHSIEVWQGERLVGGLYGEILGKCFFGESMFALEPNASKIGFVVFVKNLLRYDWKLIDCQVYTEHLATFGASHIARSEFLQRLKKTQDEDNFEIHDLMRTFNQDPDFILS, encoded by the coding sequence ATGGCTTACCGTCTAAATCAGCAAGAACTTACCTTTCCTGCCCCCCACTACGCCGATGTCAATGGACTTTTAGCAGTAGGCGGCGACCTTTCCGAGGCGCGTCTGCGCTTGGCGTATGCACAGGGGATTTTCCCTTGGTATTCGCGCTTCGAGCCTATCTTGTGGTGGTCGCCCGACCCGCGCTTCGTTATCTTGCCCGCCGATTTCAAGTTTGCCAAAAGCCTACGCGCCCAAATTCGCAAAGCACCCTATCAAATTAGCGTCAATCGCGCATTTGAGGCAGTTATTCGCAACTGCAAGACACGCCACCGCCCTGGTCAGCTTGGCACTTGGATAACCTCCGAAATGGAAGCCGCCTATCTGAATTTACACCAAAAAGGCTTTGCCCACTCGATAGAAGTGTGGCAGGGCGAGCGTTTGGTAGGCGGACTCTATGGCGAAATTTTAGGGAAATGCTTTTTCGGTGAATCCATGTTTGCCTTAGAACCCAATGCCTCTAAGATTGGCTTTGTCGTTTTTGTCAAAAACTTGCTGCGTTATGATTGGAAGCTCATCGACTGCCAAGTCTATACCGAACATTTAGCCACTTTTGGCGCAAGCCACATCGCACGTAGCGAATTTCTACAAAGGCTCAAAAAAACGCAAGACGAGGATAATTTTGAAATTCACGACCTTATGCGTACCTTTAATCAAGACCCCGATTTTATCCTTTCCTAA
- a CDS encoding carboxypeptidase-like regulatory domain-containing protein, which yields MKIQIPKPCDQDWAKMTAQDKGRHCASCQTLVVDFSRMNDQELIDFFKQNKVPTCGRFHAKQLNRPLLAPKKKNWLPHSSYVAAFLSFFAFKGQVMAQNVSDQQQNVMTQQVINPTQNKAAQVPFLLKGKVVGKNKEALSNVQIQFLNQNTQTDKYGYFEIEVSENQRLILSHPNYEVLFLDITAQIKTEPFVELFMIENQNIILDSVDMEVKIEMEGIVIDVSEVVSELYQKNTIKGKVTDKEGNALPSVQVLVVDTEIGTLTDANGNYQIDMPEGGRLHFSFVGYENAIIETIHPKVELNVILEEEILTLGGVFYGEAIGEVITVENKFTLNPIKLIKRLYWRLKGY from the coding sequence ATGAAAATCCAAATCCCCAAGCCCTGCGACCAAGATTGGGCAAAAATGACGGCACAAGACAAAGGTAGGCATTGCGCCTCCTGCCAGACCCTTGTTGTAGATTTTAGCCGCATGAACGACCAAGAATTGATTGATTTTTTTAAGCAAAACAAAGTCCCTACTTGCGGACGCTTTCACGCCAAGCAGCTCAATCGTCCGCTTCTTGCACCCAAAAAGAAAAATTGGCTACCTCATTCGAGCTATGTGGCTGCCTTTCTCTCTTTTTTTGCCTTCAAAGGTCAGGTGATGGCACAAAATGTATCCGACCAGCAGCAGAATGTCATGACACAGCAGGTTATCAATCCTACCCAAAACAAAGCCGCCCAAGTGCCTTTTTTGCTCAAAGGAAAGGTAGTAGGTAAAAATAAAGAAGCCCTATCAAATGTTCAAATTCAGTTTCTAAACCAAAATACCCAAACCGACAAGTACGGATATTTTGAAATAGAAGTTTCTGAAAATCAAAGACTTATACTTTCACACCCCAATTATGAAGTTCTTTTTCTCGACATCACTGCCCAAATAAAAACAGAGCCTTTCGTGGAGCTTTTTATGATTGAAAATCAAAATATTATCCTCGATTCAGTAGACATGGAAGTGAAAATCGAGATGGAAGGCATTGTCATTGATGTAAGCGAAGTAGTTTCAGAGTTATATCAAAAAAACACAATCAAAGGAAAAGTAACAGACAAGGAAGGGAACGCACTGCCCAGCGTTCAGGTTTTGGTAGTGGATACAGAAATTGGAACGCTAACCGACGCAAACGGCAATTATCAAATTGATATGCCCGAAGGAGGGCGACTACATTTCAGTTTTGTTGGCTATGAAAATGCCATCATCGAAACCATTCACCCCAAAGTAGAACTTAATGTCATTTTGGAGGAAGAAATCCTGACTTTGGGCGGAGTCTTCTATGGCGAAGCAATAGGCGAAGTAATAACGGTAGAAAATAAATTCACACTCAATCCTATCAAACTTATCAAACGACTTTATTGGCGATTGAAAGGGTATTGA